The following are encoded in a window of Amaranthus tricolor cultivar Red isolate AtriRed21 chromosome 2, ASM2621246v1, whole genome shotgun sequence genomic DNA:
- the LOC130802209 gene encoding shewanella-like protein phosphatase 2: MAADEETQTCKNLPKLLASFVDTFVDFSVSGLFLPPPPSTSNSDTPLDTFYPSPDRLIAVGDIHGDFEKCKQSLLLAGIIDSAGNWYGGSSTVVQVGDVLDRGSDEIKTLYFLERLKRQAEKSGGKFITMNGNHEIMNIDGDFRFITIDSLKEFSNWAFWYNLGISIKKSCSAFIDSPNDPFYGVPLEFKGVKTEFHDGFRARIAALRPNGPISTRFLANNVTVLVMGDNVFVHGGLLARHVNYGLEKINKEVRDWINGVRDDLWRDIGRGRNSIVWLRKFSHELAESCDCEALEHVLATIPGARRMIMGHTIQGKGINGACEGKAIRIDVGMSKGCINGLPEVLEISKNSDVRVLTANPAYKDGYGARGMRTGRKDGLGVLLEDRPKQVEVRA, translated from the coding sequence ATGGCAGCAGATGAAGAAACTCAAACTTGCAAAAATCTACCAAAACTTCTTGCTTCCTTTGTCGACACCTTTGTTGACTTCTCCGTCAGCGGCCTCTTTCTCCCTCCTCCTCCTTCAACTTCTAACTCTGATACACCATTGGACACCTTCTACCCATCACCGGATCGCCTCATTGCTGTCGGAGACATCCATGGAGACTTCGAGAAGTGCAAGCAATCTCTCCTTCTTGCTGGGATTATCGATTCTGCAGGAAACTGGTACGGAGGCTCTTCTACCGTTGTGCAAGTTGGTGACGTCCTAGATCGAGGAAGCGATGAAATTAAAACCCTCTATTTTCTGGAAAGATTGAAACGGCAAGCTGAGAAATCGGGTGGGAAATTCATCACTATGAATGGAAATCACGAGATTATGAACATCGATGGTGATTTCAGATTTATCACAATTGATTCTCTAAAGGAATTTTCAAATTGGGCTTTTTGGTACAATCTAGGTATTTCAATTAAGAAATCGTGTTCTGCATTTATCGATTCACCAAATGATCCATTCTATGGTGTTCCCCTTGAATTCAAGGGTGTCAAAACGGAATTTCATGATGGATTTAGGGCCAGAATTGCAGCTTTACGTCCCAACGGACCAATTAGTACTCGATTTTTGGCCAATAATGTAACAGTTCTTGTAATGGGGGATAATGTATTTGTCCATGGGGGTTTGTTAGCAAGACATGTAAATTATGGGTTAGAGAAGATCAACAAGGAGGTTAGAGATTGGATTAATGGGGTCAGAGATGATTTATGGAGGGATATTGGGAGAGGGAGGAACTCCATTGTTTGGTTGAGAAAATTTTCACATGAATTAGCAGAAAGTTGTGATTGTGAAGCACTTGAGCATGTTCTTGCTACAATTCCTGGAGCAAGGAGGATGATTATGGGGCATACCATTCAAGGGAAAGGGATTAATGGGGCTTGTGAAGGGAAGGCAATAAGGATTGATGTGGGTATGTCAAAAGGGTGTATAAATGGATTGCCTGAGGTTTTAGAGATCTCTAAGAATTCTGATGTAAGGGTTTTGACTGCTAATCCTGCTTATAAGGATGGTTATGGTGCTAGAGGTATGAGAACTGGTAGGAAAGATGGGCTTGGTGTGTTGCTTGAAGATAGACCTAAGCAAGTAGAAGTTAGGGCTTGA
- the LOC130802218 gene encoding uncharacterized protein LOC130802218: protein MEDNTAITNTTTGKLYTVANYVGASVVSAFFISLERCSCINLSTSDYDDEEDAMDRGLMFNNSTRHDDPRFALPAPTRIIVSSNPSPTVDSLPV from the coding sequence ATGGAGGATAACACCGCCATTACCAACACCACCACGGGCAAGCTTTACACAGTCGCAAACTATGTTGGTGCGAGCGTAGTTTCCGCGTTTTTCATCTCTTTAGAACGATGTTCTTGCATCAATCTGAGCACATCTGATtacgatgatgaagaagatgccATGGATCGTGGATTGATGTTCAATAATTCTACGCGTCACGATGATCCTCGCTTTGCCCTTCCTGCTCCTACTAGGATCATTGTTTCTTCTAATCCTTCACCTACCGTTGATTCTCTCCCTGTTTGA
- the LOC130802223 gene encoding WD repeat-containing protein YMR102C-like produces MFKQMMDTSSDPGENQFFDALEEISSNSDSGFDCFCSNSACGACCSVSSSAQFDVWIQNPESVQARRSKFFNWLGLDVNKISGDHIDGSCDPEKEDDWIDTSFECEFSSSRCPVSFCSRDDSELSKNLIHKESMNVGMPNVGGDNRETSAADAEQSERSSSSSSCADFSHDKYSTASSSVGPSKRVKKWWMNRLRSLSCVMEGEHDLYNCDSSAGGRIQRVKVHQSKKQSNELSALYYGQNIQAHEGAILTMKFSPDGRFLASAGEDRIVRVWQVVEDDRSNELDIPETDPSCVYFTMNHLSELNPFSTDKEKSGKLKRTPDSACVILPPKVFRIMEKPLHEFQGHSSEVLDLSWSKSDCLLSASVDKTVRLWRVGINHCLKVFPHNNYVTCIQFNPVDDNCFISGSIDGKVRVWEISHCKVVNWIETKDIVTAVCYRPDGQGGIIGSLAGSFRFYNISDDQLEVEAPVFLDNKKKSSGKRITGFQFFPQDPSKVMISCADSQVRILQGANVIGKFKGQRRTGAHCTASFTADGKHIVAASEDANVYVWKCNDRDYTDSSRIKKIKSSERFLSNASVALPWPGLQNENNRNQWHSGAFNGLNHGSQPYFSPPHFSCKQDFFLELYYPKGAALWPEEKLVSSSPSSLTSSMHKSEYRFLKTCQSRTDSDAWGMVIVTAGWDGKIKSFHNYGLPVPH; encoded by the exons ATGTTCAAGCAAATGATGGATACTAGCAGTGATCCTGGTGAAAACCAATTTTTTGATGCCCTTGAGGAAATTTCTTCGAATTCTGATTCGGGTTTTGATTGTTTCTGTTCGAATTCAGCTTGTGGAGCTTGTTGTTCTGTTTCTAGTAGTGCTCAATTTGATGTGTGGATACAAAATCCCGAAAGTGTTCAGGCTCGTCGTAGTAAATTCTTTAATTGGTTAGGGTTGGATGTAAATAAGATTTCGGGTGATCATATCGACGGAAGTTGTGATCCCGAAAAAGAGGATGATTGGATTGATACAAGTTTTGAGTGTGAGTTTTCTTCAAGTAGGTGTCCTGTATCTTTCTGTAGTAGGGATGATTCAGAGCTTTCTAAAAATCTGATTCATAAAGAGAGTATGAATGTGGGAATGCCCAATGTGGGCGGTGACAACCGAGAAACTAGTGCAGCTGACGCTGAACAATCTGAGCGTAGTTCGAGTTCTTCCTCATGTGCTGATTTCTCACATGATAAATACTCTACAGCGAGCTCCTCAGTGGGGCCCTCGAAGAGGGTTAAGAAATGGTGGATGAACAGATTGCGTAGCCTAAGTTGTGTCATGGAGGGAGAACACGATCTATATAATTGTGATTCGTCTGCTGGAGGCAGAATTCAGAGAGTGAAGGTTCATCAATCCAAGAAGCAATCAAATGAGCTTTCGGCGCTTTACTATGGTCAGAATATCCAAGCTCATGAAGGTGCAATTTTGACAATGAAATTCAGTCCCGATGGGCGATTCCTGGCTAGTGCCGGGGAAGACAGAATTGTGCGAGTGTGGCAAGTGGTGGAGGACGATAGATCAAATGAGCTAGACATCCCCGAAACAGACCCGTCCTGTGTTTACTTCACGATGAATCATCTCTCCGAGTTAAACCCATTTAGCACCGATAAAGAGAAAAGCGGAAAATTGAAGAGAACTCCCGACTCAGCTTGTGTGATCCTTCCTCCAAAGGTGTTTCGGATAATGGAGAAACCACTACATGAATTTCAAGGCCATTCTAGTGAAGTCTTGGATCTTTCATGGTCCAAAAGTGAT TGTCTCTTGTCTGCATCAGTGGATAAAACTGTTCGTTTGTGGCGAGTGGGGATCAATCATTGCCTTAAAGTCTTTCCACATAATAACTATG TGACTTGTATTCAGTTTAATCCTGTTGATGACAATTGCTTTATTAGCGGGTCTATAGATGGAAAGGTTCGCGTTTGGGAAATCTCACACTGCAAAGTAGTCAATTGGATCGAAACGAAAGACATAGTTACTGCAGTTTGTTATCGCCCTGATGGCCAG GGTGGAATTATTGGCTCGCTTGCTGGGAGTTTCCGTTTTTACAACATATCAG ATGATCAATTGGAGGTAGAGGCCCCGGTCTTTTTGGACAATAAGAAAAAGTCGTCTGGGAAACGGATAACTGGTTTCCAG TTCTTCCCGCAAGATCCAAGCAAAGTGATGATCTCATGTGCTGATTCACAAGTTAGGATTCTGCAAGGGGCGAATGTGATCGGCAAATTTAAGG GCCAACGGAGAACTGGAGCTCACTGCACAGCGTCTTTCACCGCTGACGGAAAGCATATAGTTGCTGCATCTGAAGACGCAAATGTCTACGTATGGAAATGCAATGATCGGGACTATACGGACTCGTCAcgcataaagaagatcaaaTCTTCCGAGCGATTCCTCTCAAATGCATCGGTTGCACTACCTTGGCCAGGGTTACAAAACGAAAACAACCGAAATCAGTGGCACAGTGGTGCGTTCAATGGTTTAAATCATGGTTCACAGCCTTACTTCTCACCACCCCATTTTTCTTGTAAGCAAGATTTCTTCTTAGAGTTATATTATCCTAAAGGTGCAGCATTATGGCCCGAGGAAAAGCTCGTCTCTTCAAGCCCGTCTTCCTTAACATCTTCAATGCACAAATCTGAGTACAGATTCCTGAAAACATGTCAGAGCAGAACAGATTCTGATGCTTGGGGTATGGTTATTGTTACTGCTGGATGGGATGGAAAGATCAAGTCATTCCATAATTATGGACTACCGGTACCCCATTAA
- the LOC130805433 gene encoding uncharacterized protein LOC130805433: MANPPSTSNPPSTSNPPSISSSIEPTNNPASIYYLHPSDNKLTFVDGGTTKPSKDSTDLHAWKRVNDVISWLLSSLEPSIAKSVQWHKIAKDIWDELQERYGCSSSAQLYCLQEELSQLTQDSTMSIADFYTKFKTIRDEIDHLNPLPTCTCEECSCTLTQKFYKIQQHQGLTQFLMTLDPKYTQVHSTILMMPEKPYYDKSKIPSRLDKMKISGSKRPGSYYCDHCKVYGHSLECCWKETTWDCTYSQGDSDPEDDTLITTKLTHIQYKHLLSMLNKEANPSLGDSTALLAGISCFTALHDSSWILYSGASDHMTHDLHLFHSYTPVRGTNHVITIPDGRKVHVQCVDTVLLNNGVALQDIFYFPDFHYNLISNSKLCQDLSCKVLFTHSACFV; this comes from the exons ATGGCTAATCCTCCTTCTACCTCCAATCCTCCTTCTACATCTAATCCCCCTTCTATTTCATCTTCCATTGAACCTACAAACAACCCTGCTAGCATTTACTACCTTCATCCTTCTGAT AACAAGTTAACATTTGTTGATGGCGGAACCACCAAACCCTCCAAAGACTCCACTGATCTTCATGCTTGGAAGAGGGTGAATGATGTTATAAGCTGGCTATTATCTTCTCTTGAACCTAGCATTGCCAAAAGTGTACAATGGCACAAGATTGCCAAAGACATATGGGATGAACTTCAAGAACGATATGGGTGTTCTTCTAGTGCTCAATTATATTGCTTACAGGAGGAACTTAGTCAGTTGACCCAAGATTCTACGATGTCCATTGCTGATTTTTACACTAAATTCAAAACCATAAGGGATGAAATTGATCATCTCAATCCCCTACCCACTTGTACATGTGAGGAATGTTCTTGTACCCTTACTCAGAAGttttataaaattcaacaaCACCAAGGACTTACTCAATTTCTTATGACATTGGACCCCAAATACACTCAGGTTCATAGCACTATCCTCATGATGCCTGA GAAACCTTACTATGACAAGTCCAAAATCCCTTCAAGATTAGACAAGATGAAGATTTCAGGTTCTAAACGTCCTGGCTCATATTATTGTGACCATTGCAAAGTTTATGGTCATAGTCTTGAATGTTGCTGGAAG GAGACAACATGGGACTGCACATACTCACAAGGGGATTCAGACCCTGAAGATGATACTTTGATCACCACTAAACTTACCCACATTCAATACAAACATCTCCTCAGTATGCTTAACAAAGAGGCCAATCCTTCTCTTGGTGATTCCACAGCTCTCTTGGCAGGTATATCTTGCTTCACTGCCCTTCATGATAGTTCTTGGATTCTTTATAGTGGTGCTTCAGACCACATGACCCATGATCTacacctttttcattcttatacTCCTGTCCGTGGCACAAATCATGTTATTACCATTCCAGATGGTAGAAAGGTCCATGTACAATGCGTTGACACTGTCTTACTTAATAATGGTGTTGCATTACAAGACATTTTTTACTTTCCTGATTTCCATTATAACCTTATTTCTAACAGTAAACTTTGTCAAGATCTGTCATGCAAAGTTTTATTCACACACTCTGCTTGTTTTGTTTAA